The Thunnus maccoyii chromosome 12, fThuMac1.1, whole genome shotgun sequence genomic interval GTGTGGAGACATCACTGCTGGCCTGTCACGTGTTGTCTTTTAATGATTACTGTTGAATTCTTACCAAATACAAATCCTCTGAATGTTATTTATCCTCCAGCAGAGCCTTCTGTCTGCCATCAAAGGGATAGTTCAATCCAGAGCCGCCTCATGCCTTTTCGATTTAGGCCTCCAAATTTCACtcaacacatacaaacattgAATAATGCGTTAAATTTTTGGGTGAACTAGCCCTTTTAAAAAGGAGCTTGCCGTGCAGTTACattgttttaatatgttgtcGTCTAAGCAATCCCAGGTTACAGCcgaaaaagcaacaaaaaaaaaaagaaaaaagaattgATCGTCCGGTTCGGGGGCTTGTTGGTTGCCTGCTTCatgtgcgtacacacacacgcactgacgacacctacacacacatacatacacacacacacacacacacacacacacacacacacacatctacacaccaATCTATGCTCAAGCACAAAGGGGCACATGTAAGatgacacacatgcatgcatgcacgccGACACAACTCTTGTGGAGACCAATGATGCCCACCCTGTGAATAGAATCAACTACAATTGCATGATGGGAAACTTTATTGTGCCAGCACGTGTctctttgatgttttattttctccGTTTTTAATTTCCAAACCTGTGTAATGATAAATcatcaatgtgtttttgtttttgttttttttcttttccaaaagGCTTGTGAATATGTCATCTGTAACCAATATGAATGTAGTGTGAACACAGAATTCGCATGAGAGAATTATTTTCTACTGAGGATGTTTCTAATTTGTTTCTTATCATTATTGATCGTTCTTTAATGAGGATGAAGTGGAACTGGAATGCAGCCCGATTGTGATCTGCTTCCTATTAAAAGGACATTTGTGTCACAATCTAAccttttgctttatttttccttcttgtACTTGAGAATCATGTTATTGCAGCTTGATTTGTGAGtgggaaatatgttttcatttagttattgtatccaaaaaacataaattatccAATTTAAGAATGTTTAATTGGAGTTTTTATGCAACAAGTTAAGAACAATTTCAATCTTCacctctggaaaaaaaaaagccagactcagacagtgttttttaACAGATGCTGCAGATGGGGACAGCAGGGTGTTATTGACACAAACCTTCAGCTGGAACAACCGGCTTCCACTTCAGTGAGCACTCAGTCTGTTCTCAGCGTGGcctctgacctccctgtggaggagggagggagataTCACACATCACCACTTTACACAAGTTGAAACAGATGCTTTAGCTCCTTCTCATTAGTGGAGAAAAGGAGaggctaattttttttttagttttggcAAATCTAGAGCAAATGTCTGCAGGAATTTTGAACTCATAAATTAGtgtgaaaaagtatttttcttattctgGCTGAAATGTTTAAACTTCCTGTAGATCAAAGAAGAGTGTAACCCTGGTGAACAGTTTGTGCTTGTCACGCTACTTTTCGTGATTGGTTAATTTGTCAGTTATTttcctcaattaatcaattcattatttggtctataaaacatctgaaaatgtattaatattcatccaacaacagtccaaaacctcaaaatgtttaatttactaTGATGTAAGatgaggaaaagcagcaaatcctcacattatTGAAGCTGGAAGTTTCCATTATTTTGAATTTtcacttgaaaaaaatgactaaatgagtaatcaattaaaatagttgccaattcatttagtctaatcaattaatcatatCAGCTCTAGTTCAGTTTATTAAAGGTcagaaaagtttttaaaaatgccactcatgatttaaatattaaatttgcaatgagataaaacagagaaaacccTGCACAAAGACCCAGCAAAGCTTTCAGAATCTTGAACGCTGACGTTCTTGCCTGATAAATGACTGTTATTaaaattgattcattttctgtcaatcaactgacCAAAGATCGATGAATCTTTTCAGCATTACTTCTAATCGTAGACTGTACACATACTCAGCCTGTGCTTCTGACAATATAATGCATTTCATTGCCTACTCAAATCCATTTAAATGTTAGATTTAGGCCAAACTGACTGTAGAAATAAAACTCTTCTGGACTTGGATGTAAACATGTAAGAACTTCAGGATGccttcatctgctgctgctgctgctgctgctgctgcgtctATGCTGCCATCCTGTGGCAAAAATGCAGCCGCTGCACATTTCCACTCTGCACTGGgcagaaataaagacacaagACTCAAAAGatcattttacagtaaaaaaatgaaaccaaaaacaagactttattaaagaagcataaaaaataaaactcttgATACATTTCTCATAACCGTCAAGTCAGCTCAAATTATATGATTATACAATTCTCCCGGCTCACGGTTAAAAGGTCcataaactttcaaataaaatatatttcaattttaaaatttcttcaataattttctcattttgttatAAATTGCCTATATGTAGTACACaggaaataaggaaaataaaaaaatggaaaataaaaataaatttgaagtAATAAAAAGGGTCACATTATTGTCTGGGATATTTAGGTAAGcaaataaattgtaaaaaataaaatgtgtaaaaagtctttttttttttatcttaaaaattaTTAGCTAATGCCAGGTGGCTTGAAGACATGCAGATGGTTAACTTACAAATAATGATACATGTTCTTTAGAAACTACACTTATCTTCAATTAAGTCATTTTGCTTGTGAAAACAAGATCCCAATGATTGTATTCAGGATATTTACACACAGGTCAGGCCTGAAACCTAGTTTGCTGACGTTTACATTTTGGTTCTGCATACAAAGagaattaaagcaaaaataggAGAGCGGAGGCTTGAGGGGTGTCTGTCACCCCTTATTGGCATGGCTCTCTTCGCATCCCCCCCTCTAATCACaaaaaaggtcagaggtcactggCTAGCATGCCTCAGGAAACCCTGTTTTCAAACCTTTAGGAAGGAAATGGGGGAGGGGAATACGTTTGgctaaaagaaattaaaaaaaaaaaatcagcagtcTATCTGAAAAAACTTGTACCTTTTTAACAATTAAACTACTGTACATGAACCCTAACATTCTCTCATTGGCCAGAAGCATCCTGGTGCAACGCCAGGATTTACATTAGACCCATCTGGCAaagaaaaaatgacacattttatttcctcaaCACGTCGACTTGGACAGTTTTAAGAAGGGCTACAGTTTTAAGGTTGGCCTCAACAGACTCACACAAACAGTCATGACCGATCTGTCCGTTCAGACACATTCGCCGCCCTGCATCTGTTCCGAGTGAACACGGGAAGAGACGAAAAGCGACGTTTGACATCGGAGCCCAACGAGGGGATGGGTTGCCGGTTTGGACGCAGCGAGGAGAATGAGATCAGGGTTGTCAGGTCTACAGTGCACTGAAGAGTCTGAGAACTAAACGGCCTCCaactagggctgggcaatatacAGATACATCAATATCGTGAAATGAGACCGtatatcgtcttagattttggatatcgtaatatGGCATTGTTGCAAGTGTCGTCTATTcctgttctattatttgcatttactcacttagtcattatatccacattactgatgattatcaaaaatcttttgtgaaagcaccaacagtcatccctacaatactgtctcaatatcgatattgaggtatttgatcaaaaatatatgcatttgattttgtccatatcacccagccctactACCAACCAGCTTTTGTTCATCACCGTGTTTCAGTAGAGAGTTGCACCAAAGCACCATGAGTTAGTCTTCACAAAGACTACCGGTTCGGCTCCTGGTTTAGAGTTTTCCTACACGTATGGACACATGAATCAGTGCACTGCTGCGCTCAACCAGGACAGCGGCTTATTAGTTAAGATTCCTCTGTGGAGCGACTGCCCTTCGTCACCTCAAGTAGCTAACGAACAGTCAGACAGCAAATAAGTTCAACATTATACTGACTGGAGCACCAAAGCACAGCAGcaactgcacattttttttttttttatctgtgtggCTTTGCCAATTATTTACTCAAGCAAGAGTTACCCTTTTTTCCTTAATATTAAAAACCCACAACCCTTCCTGACGTCCACACTGCAGCGTCCTACACTACACTAAGAGTATGCGATTTGAGGACCAGGTGATGACAGACcaattagagagagagagagagaaaaaaaatcattaacaacaagaagcaaaacattcTGCAGCTGCTGGGATTTGAACACAAAGCGTGTCTGGAAGCCCTGGATGACCTAGCTACTAGCTGCCATAAAGGACAAGTtaattcttcttctactgtgtGAGCCTGAAAACGTGATCATGTCTGTGCAGTCAGAGGAAGCCCTTAAGAATTAGGTGTGTCGCTTTAATTCAGTTGTCATGGCTTGTCTCATTCTATGAGCTGATTCCCAGTATGTTCAGAAGGGCCGCTAACGGCAACCGTGTACCATCACGTCGACATCGCCCaaatcacacatacagtattaacaCTATAAAGGAGGCAGTTACTGCAAACTCACTggatcaaaaaacaaaaacacaaaacacaaaacaggatGCGACCGCCTCATCAGGAGTTACTGAGTAATGCTATGAAACACAGGACAAATCTCAAACAACTATCCATATAGTGCACTACATTTGGCCAGGAGTACGGCGCTATACGGGTACGACAGTGTGTCATTTGAGAGAGTGCCATACAGCTTTGCTGTGAGAGTGGGGTGGAAGACCAAAACTTAACAAAACAGTAAgagctgtttctttttttttttccttttttttttttttagaggggAGTTTTACAgtgcatgaaaaaaacaaacggTTTAATCGAGCCCCTTATTATTGTTTCATGTGGGAGGAGACGTCTCTCCCTAACCAAGACCCCTTATTGGACAAAACATTCACGTGTGACATCAGAAAAGCCCTATCTCATCCTAGAGTTCAAAATATGTCTGTTAGCCACACACTTGACAGTCaagagtcaaaaaaaaaaaaaaaaaaaactagtagAAAACACTAAATAAGCCGATCTAGATGTAACAGACAGAGGATGTGAAGGGGAGAGAATGTCCTGGTGTGGATGGATCGGAGCGACGCTTTCCTATAAGACTGTGAGGGAAGTTGAAGGAGAGGGGCGGTGGGACAGAAACCTTCTCATGGTGATGACACACAATGATGCCAATGTGAAGAATAGCATGAGTGGGCGCAACcacccagaaacacacacatgcaaacacacacacgagagagagagagagagagaaagagagagagagagatgtaaagGGATTGTCAGGCAGCCCAAACGTACAGAAAACTGACCTCAGTCACATTCCTTCAGTATCATTAATGGTACGTTTCtacgttgttgtttttttgttttttttaaaaaaaggatcatTAATGTGAATCAATGCGGGAACCACATTTGAAATGTGGGGCAGACTCATCCAAATCCATGTTATTGAATTTGATCATGTTTGCTTCTATTAACAGCATTCATTTGGCATTACTGATGGCTAATTTCTATTATGTGGCAATGAGAAACTGGAATTCATCCTCAAGAGGTCTCTTGGGTGTATTGTTCTGCTAGGTGCCTGACTACATGCCGACCTTTAAAAAAGTTCCAAGCGTACGGAAAAATAGCGACCCCCCCGCCGCTTAATGTCACAAACAGCATGagtgagagcagaggagagagagaaagcaagggATTGTTGGAACAGTTTTGCGTCCTGTCGAGAACGTTAAAATAAGGAGTAGAAAAGTGCAGGCCTCGTTGACAGCTTCATCGAAAAATATCTGTTAAGTACAAAAGTGTCAAAAGGAAAGGctgtgagagagaaagcaggCAGAGATCTGAATAAGCCAGAATGAAGAAAATGTCGAGACAGACCGACGGCCGGCAGCCCGAAGCGACGTCGAGCTGAGCGGGCTGCTCCGGGTCAAAATGAAGGCCTGAAGAGAGATAAGACACTAGTTTCCTTCCATAAGTTCACCGCCGAGAGACTGTCTGAGCCCCAACTGTCTGCAGACCAGTTTCAATTAACTTCACTCTGAAAATAAgtcattgtcattattattattgttattattaatcttGACAGTTATCAGCAATAAATCAACATCCGTATAGTATCATCATCTCTATTAATGCATTTATTATGGTCCATCGTGTGTGTGAAGGTTATTAGTGTGAATCCTTCCATCGCCGCCGCTGCCGCCACAGCTGGTGCCCCACTCCAGTCTTCTTCCTGCCCCCCCACCCTTCAATatgtcccccctccccctccccctgccATTAGGAGAAGATGCGGATGCACTGTGTGGTGGGGGTGTGGCAGACGGGGCACTCTGGCTCAGCTGACTGGCAGATTTGCCCAGCGCACTCCATGCAGAACAGGTTGTGGCCACAAGGCACCAGGGCTGCTGTCACCTCACTCTCGAAACACACAAAGCAGTCCCTGTTGACCCCGGGGCTAACGCCAACCAGGCCCACGACCCCGGGGCCGGAGCCGCCTTTCAGCCGGCTCAGCATCCCAGAGCTGAGGCCCACTCCGCTGCTGCCTCCCTCGGAGTCAGTGGGCGAGCCGCCAGGCAGGGAGGAGGCCGAGCAGGAGGAGTACCCGGTTGATGAGCCGCCGGAGCTGGAGCTGGACGCTCCGGAGAAGGAGCCGCCTCCTGCACTGCCAGACTGTAGCCAGGAGAGAGTGCTGAGGGGGTCGCTCTGGGCACGACGGGCTAACGGATGATCCAGGGGGCCCACACCCGTGTCCTGAGGCAGAGTTGGAGACAATCGTGGAGTGATGGCGCCACCACTGAGGCCGCTGCTGTTGCGACgtagaggctgctgctgctgggaggaGCCGGCCGTCTTATTGCCTGCTCCTCCGTTAACAAAAGGTGCCCAGATGTTGGAAGCACTGAACTCAAAGCCCAGTTCATCTGAGGAGGGCAGCCCTGGGGTGGAGTCGCCCCCGAAAGTGAAACCTCCTCCAGCACTGCTGGAGCCTGTGCTAAAAGGGCTGGTGGGGCTGCCTCCCTCGTTGGTCTTGCGGGTGTTGCTGAAGCTGTCTGAGCTCATCCCGCCGTTGTGCGAGTGATAGGCGACTGAGGAAGACACCTTCCGGCCGGAGGAGTGGTGCATGGACATGGGAAtaggaggaggtggggagggtggaggaggagggggcgcAGAATGATGGTTGGCAGCCCTGGACCACAGAGATGCCCCCAGCCCTCCGCTCAGGGCGCCTAAGCCTTCTAGACTGACGTCAGTGCCGTTAGTGTGGAA includes:
- the LOC121908781 gene encoding RNA-binding protein MEX3B encodes the protein MPSPLFHPEIMDHDVVISSQHSGVGLPRETDQESREEDHQEALRFALDQLSLMALEKADCVADPLDGTPAPGSEGCNGVSGGGYVDLQMLEHPSGSRDSPTSCSPSPEYYGSGGYHMAGSHPMLHGEQSSVLCSRKRSVNMTECVPVPSSEHVAEIVGRQGCKIKALRAKTNTYIKTPVRGEEPVFIVTGRREDVEMAKREIVSAAEHFSMIRASRCKAGGPGGGGSLPGPPHLPGQTTIQVRVPYRVVGLVVGPKGATIKRIQQQTHTYIVTPSREKDPVFEVTGMPENVDRAREEIETHITLRTGTFVDLQGDNDFHTNGTDVSLEGLGALSGGLGASLWSRAANHHSAPPPPPPSPPPPIPMSMHHSSGRKVSSSVAYHSHNGGMSSDSFSNTRKTNEGGSPTSPFSTGSSSAGGGFTFGGDSTPGLPSSDELGFEFSASNIWAPFVNGGAGNKTAGSSQQQQPLRRNSSGLSGGAITPRLSPTLPQDTGVGPLDHPLARRAQSDPLSTLSWLQSGSAGGGSFSGASSSSSGGSSTGYSSCSASSLPGGSPTDSEGGSSGVGLSSGMLSRLKGGSGPGVVGLVGVSPGVNRDCFVCFESEVTAALVPCGHNLFCMECAGQICQSAEPECPVCHTPTTQCIRIFS